From Streptomyces sp. NBC_00683, one genomic window encodes:
- a CDS encoding ribonuclease J produces MSHPHPELGTPPKLPKGGLRVTPLGGLGEIGRNMTVFEYGGRLLIVDCGVLFPEEEQPGIDLILPDFTTIRDRLDDVEGIVLTHGHEDHIGAVPYLLRLKPDIPLIGSKLTLALIEAKLQEHRIRPYTLEVTEGQRERIGIFDCEFIAVNHSIPDALAVAIRTPAGMAVVTGDFKMDQLPLDGRLTDLHAFARLSEEGIDLLLSDSTNAEVPGFVPPERDISNVLRTVFANAQKRIIVASFASHVHRIQQILDAAHEYGRRVAFVGRSMVRNMGIARDLGYLKVPAGLVVDVKTLDDLPDDEVVLVCTGSQGEPMAALSRMANRDHQIRIVPGDTVILASSLIPGNENAVYRVINGLTRWGANVIHKGNAKVHVSGHASAGELLYFYNICKPKNLMPVHGEWRHLRANAELGALTGVPKDHIVIAEDGVVVDLIDGKAKIVGKVQAGYVYVDGLSVGDVTETSLKDRRILGDEGIISVFIVVDSSSGKIVGGPHIQARGSGIDDGAFTAVVPKVEEALNKSAQDGVMEPHQLQQLVRRTVGKWVSDTYRRRPMILPVVVEV; encoded by the coding sequence TTGAGTCATCCGCATCCTGAACTCGGTACCCCGCCGAAGCTCCCGAAGGGCGGCCTGCGCGTCACCCCGCTCGGCGGCCTGGGCGAAATCGGCCGCAACATGACGGTCTTCGAGTACGGCGGACGCCTGCTCATCGTCGACTGCGGTGTCCTCTTCCCCGAGGAGGAGCAGCCGGGCATCGACCTGATCCTGCCGGACTTCACCACCATCAGGGACCGCCTGGACGACGTCGAGGGCATCGTCCTCACGCACGGCCACGAGGACCACATCGGTGCCGTCCCCTATCTGCTCCGGCTGAAGCCGGACATCCCGCTCATCGGCTCCAAGCTGACCCTCGCGCTCATCGAGGCCAAGCTCCAGGAGCACCGGATCCGTCCCTACACCCTCGAGGTGACCGAGGGACAGCGTGAGCGCATCGGGATCTTCGACTGCGAGTTCATCGCGGTCAACCACTCCATCCCGGACGCCCTCGCGGTCGCCATCCGCACCCCTGCGGGTATGGCCGTCGTGACCGGCGACTTCAAGATGGACCAGCTCCCGCTGGACGGCCGTCTCACCGACCTGCACGCCTTCGCCCGGCTGAGCGAGGAGGGCATCGACCTTCTTCTCTCCGACTCGACGAACGCAGAGGTCCCCGGCTTCGTGCCGCCGGAGCGGGACATCTCCAACGTCCTGCGCACGGTGTTCGCGAACGCCCAGAAGCGCATCATCGTGGCCAGCTTCGCCAGCCACGTCCACCGCATCCAGCAGATCCTGGACGCCGCCCACGAGTACGGCCGCCGCGTCGCGTTCGTCGGACGCTCGATGGTCCGCAACATGGGCATCGCCCGTGATCTGGGCTATCTGAAGGTCCCCGCCGGCCTGGTCGTCGACGTCAAGACGCTGGACGACCTGCCCGACGACGAGGTCGTGCTGGTCTGCACGGGCTCGCAGGGCGAGCCGATGGCCGCCCTCTCCCGGATGGCCAACCGCGACCACCAGATCCGGATCGTCCCGGGCGACACGGTGATCCTCGCGTCGTCCCTGATCCCGGGCAACGAGAACGCGGTCTACCGCGTGATCAACGGCCTGACCCGCTGGGGCGCCAACGTCATCCACAAGGGCAACGCCAAGGTGCACGTCTCCGGCCACGCCTCGGCCGGCGAGCTGCTGTACTTCTACAACATCTGCAAGCCGAAGAACCTCATGCCGGTCCACGGCGAATGGCGCCACCTCAGGGCCAATGCGGAACTCGGCGCGCTGACGGGTGTACCCAAGGACCACATCGTCATCGCCGAGGACGGCGTCGTCGTCGACCTCATCGACGGCAAGGCCAAGATCGTCGGCAAGGTCCAGGCGGGCTACGTGTACGTCGACGGCCTCTCGGTCGGCGACGTCACGGAGACGTCCCTCAAGGACCGGCGCATCCTCGGTGACGAGGGGATCATCTCCGTCTTCATCGTGGTCGACAGCTCCTCGGGCAAGATCGTGGGAGGCCCCCACATCCAGGCCCGCGGCTCGGGCATCGACGACGGTGCGTTCACCGCCGTGGTGCCCAAGGTCGAGGAAGCGCTCAACAAGTCGGCGCAGGACGGCGTGATGGAGCCGCACCAGCTCCAGCAGCTGGTCCGCCGCACGGTGGGCAAGTGGGTCTCCGACACCTACCGCCGGCGCCCGATGATCCTTCCGGTCGTCGTCGAGGTCTGA
- the dapA gene encoding 4-hydroxy-tetrahydrodipicolinate synthase has translation MAPISTPQTPFGRVLTAMVTPFTADGALDLDGAQRLAAHLVDAGNDGLVVNGTTGESPTTSDAEKDQLVRAVLEAVGDRAHVVAGIGTNDTRHSIELARTAERSGAHGLLAVTPYYNKPPQEGLLRHFSAIADSTGLPVMLYDIPGRSGVPIDTETLVRLAEHPRIVANKDAKGDLGRASWAISESGLAWYSGDDMLNLPLLSVGAVGIVSVVGHVVTPDLRALIEAYLGGDVQKATEIHQKLLPVFTGMFRTQGVITTKAALTLQGLPAGPLRLPLVELTAQETAQLKIDLAAGGVQL, from the coding sequence ATGGCTCCGATCTCCACTCCGCAGACCCCCTTCGGGCGGGTCCTCACCGCTATGGTCACGCCCTTCACGGCGGACGGCGCACTCGACCTCGACGGCGCCCAGCGGCTCGCCGCCCATCTGGTGGACGCAGGCAATGACGGCCTGGTCGTCAACGGCACCACCGGCGAGTCCCCGACCACCAGCGACGCGGAGAAAGACCAGCTCGTACGGGCTGTACTCGAAGCCGTGGGGGACCGGGCCCACGTCGTCGCCGGCATCGGCACCAACGACACCCGCCACAGCATCGAGCTGGCCCGCACCGCAGAGCGCTCCGGCGCCCACGGCCTCCTCGCCGTCACGCCGTACTACAACAAGCCGCCGCAGGAAGGCCTCCTGCGCCACTTCAGCGCCATCGCGGACTCCACCGGACTGCCGGTGATGCTCTACGACATCCCAGGCCGCAGCGGTGTGCCGATCGACACAGAGACGCTGGTACGGCTGGCCGAGCACCCCCGTATCGTCGCCAACAAGGACGCCAAGGGAGACCTGGGCCGCGCCAGCTGGGCCATTTCCGAGTCCGGCCTCGCCTGGTACTCCGGCGACGACATGCTGAACCTCCCGCTGCTCTCGGTCGGTGCCGTCGGCATCGTCTCCGTGGTCGGGCACGTCGTCACCCCTGACCTGCGTGCGCTCATCGAGGCCTACCTCGGCGGCGACGTACAGAAGGCCACCGAGATCCACCAGAAGCTGCTCCCGGTCTTCACCGGGATGTTCCGCACCCAGGGTGTGATCACCACCAAGGCCGCACTCACACTGCAGGGCCTGCCCGCCGGCCCGCTGCGCCTCCCTCTGGTGGAACTCACCGCACAGGAGACGGCCCAGCTCAAGATCGATCTGGCCGCCGGCGGGGTACAGCTGTAA
- the thyX gene encoding FAD-dependent thymidylate synthase — MTDTPEPTKAHFRSDVTVDLVKSAASDSDVLFAARVSTAGEQSLEEVTKDPERSKGLINYLMRDRHGSPFEHNSMTFFISAPIFVFREFMRHRVGWSYNEESGRYRELEPVFYVPGESRKLIQQGRPGKYEFVEGTPEQHELTSRVMEDSYRQAYDAYQEMLAAGVAREVARAVLPVGLFSTMYATCNARSLMHFLGLRTQHELAKVPSFPQREIEMVGEQMEQHWQQLMPLTHAAFNKNGRVAP, encoded by the coding sequence GTGACCGACACCCCCGAGCCCACGAAAGCTCACTTCCGTAGCGATGTCACCGTTGACCTGGTGAAATCTGCCGCCAGTGACTCCGACGTGCTGTTCGCAGCCCGTGTGTCCACGGCCGGTGAGCAGTCCCTGGAAGAGGTCACCAAGGACCCCGAGCGCTCCAAGGGACTCATCAATTACCTGATGCGGGACCGGCACGGCAGCCCGTTCGAGCACAACTCGATGACCTTCTTCATCAGTGCCCCGATCTTCGTGTTCCGCGAGTTCATGCGGCACCGCGTGGGCTGGTCCTACAACGAGGAATCGGGCCGCTACAGGGAGCTCGAGCCGGTCTTCTACGTCCCGGGGGAGTCCCGCAAGCTCATCCAGCAGGGCCGCCCCGGCAAGTACGAATTCGTCGAGGGCACCCCGGAGCAGCACGAGCTCACGAGCCGCGTCATGGAGGACTCCTACCGCCAGGCGTACGACGCCTACCAGGAGATGCTCGCGGCCGGAGTCGCCCGCGAGGTCGCCCGTGCGGTGCTCCCGGTGGGGCTCTTCTCCACGATGTACGCGACGTGCAACGCCCGCTCGCTGATGCACTTCCTCGGCCTGCGTACCCAGCACGAACTGGCGAAGGTCCCGTCCTTCCCGCAGCGCGAGATCGAAATGGTCGGCGAACAGATGGAGCAGCACTGGCAGCAGCTCATGCCGCTCACTCATGCCGCCTTCAACAAAAACGGACGGGTAGCCCCGTAG